In Shewanella sp. VB17, a single genomic region encodes these proteins:
- a CDS encoding mechanosensitive ion channel domain-containing protein — translation MLIFKSILLILAIVFIYIVGKKSINTLVNRIGQERHVPLERVYYVKKVIIGMWGILTAVALSVVAGWGYSDIGLFMGSIFAVIGVALFAQWSILSNITASIIVFFFFPYGVGSYVKILDSENSVEGTIESITLFHVILRGTENEIYTYPNTLVFQKTVTIINPARNKKEIPDNEE, via the coding sequence ATGCTTATTTTTAAATCGATTCTTTTAATACTCGCAATTGTTTTTATTTATATTGTTGGTAAAAAAAGTATTAACACCTTAGTTAACCGCATAGGACAAGAACGCCATGTCCCGCTTGAGCGTGTTTATTATGTCAAAAAAGTCATCATCGGGATGTGGGGCATATTAACCGCCGTAGCTTTGAGTGTTGTCGCTGGCTGGGGCTATTCAGATATCGGTTTATTCATGGGATCTATTTTTGCGGTGATCGGAGTGGCCCTGTTTGCCCAATGGTCAATATTAAGCAACATTACCGCAAGTATTATTGTCTTCTTTTTCTTTCCGTACGGGGTGGGGAGCTACGTAAAGATTTTGGATAGTGAAAACAGTGTCGAAGGAACCATTGAATCTATTACGTTATTCCATGTTATTTTACGTGGGACTGAGAATGAAATCTACACGTATCCCAATACATTAGTATTTCAAAAAACAGTTACAATAATTAATCCAGCACGAAACAAAAAAGAGATCCCAGACAATGAAGAATAA